A part of Rhizobium lusitanum genomic DNA contains:
- the purU gene encoding formyltetrahydrofolate deformylase gives MRQYILTVSCQSTRGIVAAIANYLADQGCNIVDSSQFDDLDTGKFFMRVSFISEQGVGETALAEGFKPIASKSEMEAEFHDTQKRMKVLLMVSRFGHCLNDLLYRGKIGALPIDIVGVVSNHFEYQKVVVNHDIPFHHIPVTKANKPQAEARIMDVVEQTGTELIVLARYMQILSDSMCQKMSGRIINIHHSFLPSFKGANPYKQAYERGVKLIGATAHYVTADLDEGPIIEQDTARITHAQSADDYVSIGRDVESQVLARAIHAHIHYRTFLNGNRTIVFPASPGSYASERMG, from the coding sequence ATGCGCCAATATATCTTGACCGTATCCTGCCAATCGACGCGCGGGATCGTTGCGGCGATCGCCAATTATCTGGCCGATCAGGGCTGCAACATCGTCGACAGTTCGCAGTTCGACGATCTCGATACCGGCAAGTTCTTCATGCGGGTGAGCTTCATCTCCGAACAAGGGGTCGGCGAGACGGCGCTGGCGGAGGGCTTCAAGCCGATCGCGAGTAAGTCCGAGATGGAAGCCGAGTTCCACGACACCCAGAAGCGCATGAAGGTGCTGTTGATGGTGTCGCGCTTCGGCCATTGTCTCAACGACCTGCTCTATCGCGGGAAGATCGGGGCGCTGCCGATCGACATCGTCGGTGTCGTCTCCAATCACTTTGAATACCAGAAGGTGGTGGTCAACCACGATATCCCCTTCCACCATATTCCGGTGACCAAGGCCAACAAGCCGCAGGCGGAAGCCCGCATCATGGATGTGGTCGAGCAGACCGGCACGGAACTGATCGTGCTGGCGCGCTACATGCAGATCCTGTCGGATTCCATGTGCCAGAAGATGTCTGGCCGGATCATCAACATCCACCATTCCTTCCTGCCGAGCTTCAAGGGAGCCAATCCTTACAAGCAGGCCTATGAGCGTGGTGTGAAGCTGATCGGAGCGACGGCGCATTATGTGACGGCGGATCTGGACGAAGGTCCGATCATCGAGCAGGACACGGCGCGCATCACCCATGCGCAGTCGGCCGACGATTACGTCTCGATCGGCCGTGATGTCGAAAGCCAGGTTCTGGCGCGGGCCATCCATGCGCATATCCACTATCGCACCTTCCTCAACGGCAACCGCACCATCGTCTTCCCGGCAAGCCCCGGGAGCTATGCCTCCGAGAGGATGGGGTAG
- a CDS encoding aminomethyl transferase family protein, whose amino-acid sequence MTIADLRRTPPGYFTSRWGQPEYTNWQDESLSWKETCYIGDWSFLWERRFRGPDVLKLFSDVSVNSFEKFVLNQSKHVIHCNKDGKVIHEGILTRLGEEEFILFGRGGFWVDYKMRQGNYNATSEVDDWFNFQVSGPTAVHVVEKACGQDIRDIKFMHNGKITIAGHEVLALRQGMAGEIGYELQGPAEHSAEVYQAILKAGQEFGIRQLGGRTAFINHLEACFPTIVTDYLPAIFGDDMKEYLAEFKAAMPAFASTFNVAGSFEGERIEDWYRSPVELGWGKSVKVNHDFIGRDALEKELAAPKRVIRTLVWNAEDIVDVYSSLYKEGAPYDFMEMPREQRGFMHADKVMKDGKLVGVSTSRGYSFYFRKMLSLTTIDIDQSEPGTEVSVIWGNPGHLQKEIRATVAPAPYKQDNRRADVAG is encoded by the coding sequence ATGACTATCGCAGATCTTCGTCGTACGCCGCCGGGCTACTTTACAAGCCGATGGGGTCAGCCGGAATATACCAATTGGCAGGACGAAAGCCTCTCCTGGAAGGAGACCTGCTATATCGGCGATTGGTCGTTCCTCTGGGAGCGGCGCTTCCGCGGCCCAGATGTGCTGAAGCTGTTCTCGGACGTGTCGGTCAACAGCTTCGAGAAATTTGTCCTCAACCAGTCGAAGCATGTCATCCATTGCAATAAGGACGGCAAAGTCATCCACGAAGGGATTTTGACCCGTCTGGGCGAAGAAGAGTTCATCCTCTTCGGCCGTGGCGGGTTCTGGGTCGACTACAAGATGCGGCAGGGCAACTACAACGCCACGTCCGAAGTCGATGACTGGTTCAATTTTCAGGTTTCCGGCCCCACGGCCGTCCATGTGGTTGAAAAGGCTTGCGGCCAGGACATCCGCGATATCAAATTCATGCACAATGGCAAGATCACGATTGCCGGACACGAGGTGCTGGCGCTGCGGCAGGGAATGGCCGGAGAGATTGGCTATGAGCTCCAGGGCCCGGCGGAACACAGCGCCGAAGTCTATCAGGCAATCCTGAAGGCGGGGCAGGAGTTTGGTATCCGTCAGCTCGGCGGACGCACGGCATTCATCAATCACCTTGAAGCCTGCTTCCCGACCATCGTCACGGATTATCTTCCGGCGATCTTCGGCGATGACATGAAGGAATATCTGGCTGAGTTCAAAGCCGCCATGCCCGCCTTCGCTTCAACCTTCAATGTTGCGGGAAGTTTCGAAGGCGAAAGGATCGAGGATTGGTATCGTAGCCCTGTCGAGCTCGGTTGGGGCAAGAGCGTCAAGGTGAACCATGATTTCATCGGTCGGGATGCGTTGGAAAAGGAGCTGGCAGCCCCCAAGCGCGTCATCCGCACGCTCGTCTGGAATGCCGAGGATATCGTCGACGTGTATAGTTCGCTCTACAAGGAAGGTGCGCCTTACGACTTCATGGAAATGCCGCGCGAACAACGAGGCTTCATGCATGCCGACAAGGTGATGAAGGACGGCAAGCTCGTCGGTGTCTCAACGTCTCGCGGCTACAGCTTTTATTTCCGCAAGATGCTGTCGCTCACAACAATCGATATTGACCAGAGCGAGCCCGGCACGGAGGTCAGCGTGATTTGGGGCAACCCCGGTCATCTGCAAAAGGAAATTCGGGCAACGGTGGCCCCTGCGCCCTACAAACAGGACAACCGGCGCGCCGACGTCGCCGGCTGA
- a CDS encoding ABC transporter substrate-binding protein, with translation MPGVKIEFIWRDLPVAKPSEAKAKALELVTRDKVHYLAGFVFAPNTTGAAQVAEKAKIPTVIFNASASAVVSKSKYFVRTSNTLPQVTMPTAKNALEKGYNNAITLVSDYGPGIDAETHFVKTFKNGGGEVLQSIRMPLTTTDFSAYLQSVALKKPDALFVFLPYGPPTYSFIKAYRENGLDKAGIAFIATSETRESDLQALGNAAIGLETCYLYSAAHDSIENGDFIKKLKELYPDAVANAATVSAYNGTHSLYEMIRATGGKADPDAAIAAVAGKSWESPRGPIIIDLKTRNVIQNVYIRKVERGSDGSLINKEIRTFERQPDYSALD, from the coding sequence ATGCCCGGCGTGAAGATCGAATTCATCTGGCGAGATCTGCCGGTGGCGAAACCGTCCGAGGCCAAGGCAAAGGCGCTTGAACTGGTAACACGCGACAAGGTCCATTATCTCGCGGGCTTTGTCTTTGCGCCAAATACCACAGGGGCCGCTCAGGTCGCAGAAAAGGCAAAGATTCCTACCGTCATCTTCAATGCCTCAGCTTCCGCTGTCGTGTCGAAATCCAAATATTTCGTCCGCACGTCCAATACCTTGCCGCAAGTCACGATGCCGACGGCGAAGAACGCGCTGGAAAAGGGGTATAACAACGCCATCACACTCGTTTCCGACTACGGGCCAGGCATCGATGCCGAGACGCATTTCGTCAAGACCTTCAAAAATGGCGGCGGCGAAGTCCTGCAATCGATCCGCATGCCGCTGACCACGACGGACTTCAGCGCCTATCTTCAATCGGTCGCCCTGAAGAAGCCGGATGCCCTTTTCGTATTCCTTCCATACGGTCCGCCGACATACAGCTTCATAAAGGCCTATCGCGAAAACGGCCTTGACAAAGCGGGCATCGCATTCATTGCAACGTCGGAGACGCGGGAGTCTGATCTCCAGGCGCTTGGTAACGCTGCGATCGGCCTTGAAACCTGCTACCTCTATTCCGCCGCACACGATTCCATTGAGAATGGCGACTTCATCAAGAAGCTGAAGGAACTTTACCCAGATGCGGTGGCAAACGCTGCCACCGTTTCCGCCTATAATGGCACGCACTCTCTCTATGAAATGATCCGTGCCACGGGCGGCAAAGCGGATCCGGACGCAGCGATCGCAGCGGTGGCCGGCAAATCCTGGGAAAGTCCGCGCGGACCGATCATAATCGACCTCAAGACGCGTAATGTCATCCAGAATGTCTACATCCGAAAAGTCGAGAGGGGATCGGATGGCAGCCTGATAAACAAGGAAATCCGGACCTTTGAACGACAGCCGGATTATAGTGCCTTAGATTAA
- a CDS encoding type II toxin-antitoxin system VapC family toxin — MADFDFDASVRWARFDPQRTLARREDRELPFIDDVVGAGQELLLDTCVYIDGLQGRAPEAVANLLDIRLSNHSTIAIQELMHTAGVLDPRHPGTRMAVRQIGVTINGMQPHRIFAPDTDVLGRAALLAGMLCRLQGYQKDARLRALHDCVLFLQAQKLGFTVLTANVSDFDCLLQLIPTGRALFYRSDD; from the coding sequence TTGGCAGATTTTGATTTTGATGCGTCGGTCCGGTGGGCACGTTTTGATCCACAACGTACATTGGCACGACGAGAGGACCGCGAACTTCCATTCATCGATGATGTGGTGGGAGCTGGGCAAGAGCTTCTGCTTGATACATGCGTTTACATCGACGGCTTGCAGGGGCGTGCGCCTGAGGCGGTTGCCAACTTGCTGGACATCAGGTTGAGCAACCATTCCACCATCGCCATTCAGGAGTTGATGCACACCGCTGGTGTTCTCGATCCCAGGCATCCCGGCACGAGGATGGCGGTGCGACAGATCGGGGTCACAATAAATGGCATGCAGCCCCATCGTATCTTTGCGCCCGATACCGATGTGCTCGGGCGGGCGGCTCTCCTTGCCGGCATGCTATGCCGTCTTCAAGGGTACCAGAAGGACGCGCGTCTTCGCGCACTTCACGATTGCGTCCTGTTTCTTCAGGCTCAGAAACTTGGTTTCACTGTCCTCACAGCCAATGTTAGCGATTTTGATTGCCTGCTGCAACTGATACCAACTGGACGGGCTCTGTTTTACAGGTCAGACGATTAA
- a CDS encoding GntR family transcriptional regulator → MLGLRGLIVDAEVMPGSRVSEALISDRFNVSRTPARMALNQMADEGLLERTATNRFTVKMYSETDIYQAIEIRGTLEGLAARYAAEGSATPSIVAEMNACVIQLDDVVDNLSDAVDQDDYVRLNDRFHELLVEASGSQMVARSLEKIKTLPFASANAFVKSLSLDKPSVQRVLMIAQEQHRAIVDCIRTGKGQRAEALALEHSFCAARYLQILRAFKQKIPWVSDETDVELPVRPTGAIHYIKGGTL, encoded by the coding sequence GTGCTGGGGCTACGCGGCCTGATTGTTGACGCAGAAGTTATGCCGGGCAGCCGCGTGTCGGAAGCACTGATTTCCGACCGGTTCAACGTGTCGCGGACGCCGGCCCGCATGGCCCTTAATCAGATGGCAGATGAGGGCCTTCTTGAGCGCACGGCAACGAATCGCTTCACAGTGAAAATGTATTCGGAAACCGATATTTATCAGGCGATCGAAATCCGCGGCACGCTCGAGGGCCTGGCTGCGCGATATGCAGCCGAGGGGAGCGCAACGCCCTCAATCGTTGCTGAAATGAACGCGTGCGTCATTCAGCTTGATGACGTTGTCGACAATCTGAGCGATGCCGTCGATCAGGATGACTATGTCCGTCTGAACGACAGGTTTCATGAGCTTCTGGTGGAAGCCTCTGGCAGTCAGATGGTCGCACGCTCGCTGGAAAAGATTAAGACGCTTCCGTTCGCCTCTGCCAACGCATTTGTAAAATCGCTCAGTCTCGACAAGCCGTCCGTGCAGCGCGTGCTGATGATCGCGCAGGAGCAGCATCGAGCAATCGTTGACTGCATTCGCACCGGCAAGGGCCAGCGAGCGGAAGCGCTCGCTTTGGAGCACTCGTTCTGTGCGGCGCGTTACCTGCAAATACTGCGCGCATTCAAGCAAAAGATCCCGTGGGTCAGCGACGAGACGGATGTCGAGCTTCCCGTGCGTCCGACGGGAGCAATCCATTACATCAAGGGAGGAACTCTATGA